TCATGATGAGGTCGATGTTGAGGTTTTGAGGAATGTCTCTGGCAATCACGGTCTTTGGTGCACCATATTCAATTGAGTAATCAACATCGTTGAGCCCCGCTTTTTTTGCATCTTCGATGTATTTGTCCAAAGTTTCCTTTGCAGTATCGGTCACTTGTTCGACCATTGATGTGTCAAAACTTGAAATATTTTGAAATGCACGTGTATCAACAACGTGGACTAAGTGAAGAGATGCATTATTACGGATCGCAACTGCTACACCTTTTTTAAAAGCTAATTCAGCCTCGTAGGAACCATCAACTGGGACCA
Above is a genomic segment from Lentilactobacillus buchneri containing:
- a CDS encoding universal stress protein; this translates as MLQQQYKQILVPVDGSYEAELAFKKGVAVAIRNNASLHLVHVVDTRAFQNISSFDTSMVEQVTDTAKETLDKYIEDAKKAGLNDVDYSIEYGAPKTVIARDIPQNLNIDLIMIGATGLNAVERLLIGSVTEYVTRTAVCDVLVVRTDLDNKPAVNPSKHV